Below is a window of Drosophila miranda strain MSH22 chromosome 3, D.miranda_PacBio2.1, whole genome shotgun sequence DNA.
TGTGATTGCCAGCGGCGCCAGCGCCGGCTGCATTGAGGGGTGTCAAGGAGCGCGAGGAGGTGACGATGCTCTGTGTGGTGATCACCGGCGAGCCGATCCCGTCCCGCTGCATCTGGAAGAGCAACTGCTGGGtgggctgttgctgctgctgttgcacttGCACCTGTTGGGGCGTGCCCTGGCGCTGCTGAACGGTCACGTTGCGGAGCTGGGCCTGCGCCAACtggtgctgcagctgctgttggGCGGATAGGGTGGGCAGGGGACTGCTACCCGTGTGCGGTGTGATCGTCACAATGTCCCCGACGGCCGCTCCTCCTCCATATTCCGTCCTGGCAATGATCTGCGGACTGGCATTGGCGAACTGGTTGAGCAACTGCGTCACCTGCTGGGGCGCTGTCGGTGCTTGGACCTGCGCCTGTGTCTGCGATtgcagctggagctgctgcgTCTGCGACTGTATTTGCGCCATTTGCGGCTTCTGGGGTATTATCTGGGCGGGTATGTTGATGATCTGCGGCGTGGGAGTCGCCAAAATTGGCTGTGGCATCGACTGTGATTGcggctgcgactgcgactgtggcggtggcggtggcggtggcgtgGGCTGGGACTGGGCTGGGGATACCACCACCTCAGGCTGTGGTGTCTCTACCGCTGGTTCCACCTTCACAGGCTCCAGGGTGTCTGCCGTCGTCGTTGCCgccgttgtcgttgtcgtcgttgcCGGAACGGCAGCCGTCTCTGTTTCTGTCGGTGGCTGTGGCTCCTCTTTGGGCGTCACCACCTCCTGGCTGAAGAACACCTCGCGATCCTTGAGCGACTCTTGCGTGGGACAGACCGTAAACGACGAGCTGCCCACAGGGACATGCACTGGCCTCGGCTTGCGAAGTCGCCCGGCGCGCTTGGACGCCTCTCCGCCCACCTTGGGCTTCTTTTCGTCGATGCAGTCGAGGAGCTGATCGGCAATCTCGACCTCGTCCACAGCCGCCTCGCCATCGAGGATGCCGTTCCAGAAGCTGGTGGCCTGATTGAGTGCCTTCGGATCGTCCATGCCGCACTCCTGCAGAATGTTGTCCAGCATGTGCTCGTGGTTGTCGTCCTCGTCGTCGCCGAGCAGATTGTTGATGTCGTTAAGCGAGTCGCCGGCGCTCAAGTTGAACTCCAGGGCGGACCCCGAACCAGAGCCAGATCCCGAGCAGTTCGGACTCTTGCTGGTGCCTCGGGCATAGTCCTGGGCGTAGGCCGTCTGAATGAGCTGGGCATCAGAGTCCAGATCCGTGTACTTGAAGGCATTGCTCAGGAAATACGAGCTGGTATCGCTCTCGATCTCCTCCTGCTTTCCAAGACGATTCAGCTCCACGCTGATGGGCGTATCCTGGGTCCAGTCCACCGCATGGACAGCAGAGTCGCCGCAGGGCTTGCCCTCACCATCGTTGCTATCGGAGAGCTCGTCCGTAGGCGTCTTTGGACGAAAGTGCAGCCAATCGCGTCGGATCTCGGAGAGGAGTTCGTTGCAAATGTCCAGACGCTGACTGGAGGTGGGCGATAGTCCGCCCAGGTAGTCCACGTCCATGTCCTCTGCCGTGGCATCTATATACAGGTCCCTGGGCTTCGAGCACGTTTGGCCGTTGCGCAGATTCTGCAACCGAATCACATCGGCCAGCTGATTCAAGCAGACTGTCTCCTCCTTCAGCTCCTGCGGGTATCCGTATCCCCTCTGCTCCCGctcctgcagctgctgctgttgctgatgctgctgctgcgcctcCAGCTCCTTCTTGACAGCCGTGTGACGGATGATGCTGCTCAGCTGGGCGAGATTGACATCGTCCTCGGCCTCGTCGTCCATCAGTTCGGGATCTGGGCTGGCCTGGAGTACAGTCGCAGCCACCGTCGCGGTGCGGATGATGCTCAGCGGCTCATTGGAGTCGTCGGCATCGATTAGCTCCCGCTTTATCGTCTTGGCCACATCCTCCATGGAAGGTCCGAGCATGGATACTACAGCTGCTGATGATGCTGCTTCCGCTGCAGCGGCTGCTTCAACGGCTcgtgctgctgccgctgccgctgacGTGGAGGCTACCGGCTGCTCCTCTCGCCCAACGTCCTCGTTCCCCTCTGCCTCCAGCTTTATCACattgattttttcgcttatgcTAACGTCCTTATTCATattactactactactactgctattgttgttgttgttgtttctgttgttgttgttgatgttgttCAACacggtgttgttgttgttgttagaaCGGTGGTGGTGCTGATTATTGGCTCGAGGAGGAGCAAGCTGCTGGAGCTCCTCTGCAGCACTGCTCTTCTCCTCTTGCGGAGCCAGATTCTCGCAAACTTCCATCGCCTCCTCCTGCTTGAGTTTCTGTCCCAAGGCCAGCACCAGACGCTGCAGATACGCCCGGGGCAAAGGACACAACGGAGCAGTGAAAGGACCTTCCTCCCCACCTGCTGCTGGCTCTCCACCAGTTCCTCCAGTGGCTGCTGCATCCGACGACCTCTTCAgtcgcttggccgcattgagctCCCGCATCTGCTGCTTCTTGTGACGCAGGCGACGCCGTTTCAGGCGCATGTCGTGCGAGCTCTGGGACAACGTTACCGCCGAACTATAGAAACTCAGCCGCGAGACATTCTCGTCATCGGTAACCAGGTCATCTTCCTCCCCGTCCAGATCGAGCACCTCAGCGTCCACCTCTTTGTCTAGCGGGAGGGGCAGCAATGAATCACCCACCGATCCGCCGGCAATGGGCTTATCCACCGAATGACTGGTGGGCTCCGATTTGACAATGGCGTCGGGCGGCAGCGACGTCGCATCAACGCTGTCAATGTGTTTGGATGTGGGCACAACAACAAGGTCCACAACAGTCGGCGGGGAGCAGGGCTTGgccagcggcagcagctccgGCTTCGGTAGTTGGTTGTTTCTCCTTTGCGCGTTCTTGCTCTTGACAACACTCTCCATGACCGTGTAGTCCAACTGCGACCAGACATCGTCAAAGTTCGTTGTGGCCCGATCGAGCAGGATCCTTCCGCCACGGCCCACACGACGTCGGGCGAAGCCAATGCAACGCGGGCTGCAAGATTGATTAAGCCCGATTTATGCTTGAGTATTGGAGGGGGGCCGTTTagcaaacaccaacaacaacaaacctGGGATAGTTGATGGAGGTCAGCGTGTAGCGATATTTGGGATCCGAATATGGTCCCGTCGATCTGCTCGTTTCCGTCTCCTCATCCGCCGAGTCATAGGGCCAGCGTCCATTTCGGTGCCGTGTCTGGAAATACAGAGCCACCATTAATATCGTCTTTCCTTCCTCTGCACACAGTGGACAGGGGACTCGCGAGACACTTACGGGCAGGTAAATACAGCTCGGCTTCCGTCTAAATGCAAACGGCGCCTCATCCTCGCTCTCGGAGCCCAGTTGGTTGCCGTTGAGGCCACCGTTTAGGTAGTCATCATCCTCGCTGTCCAGAATCGAATCGTTTGCCGCCGGCGAGGCACTCTGCTGCCTGCTGAGGTTGTGCAGATGGTGGGGCAAATGGTGGGCAGGCGATGCTCCAGATCCTGACGACTGTCCTGGCAAATACTGTtgagtctgctgctgctgttgttgttgttgcagttgTTGGTGCTGGTTCTGCTGCTTGTCGCGGGGAAGTTTGTGTTTGCGCTTCTTGTAGGGACGCTTCTCCTTgcgactgctgctgccgttgccgttgccgctgccagAGTGGATGGTGTCTAAAGATGAGGAATGTAATACGAATTAGTTATTACTCCAGTGACAAATGCCGGCATCCTTCTTTTCTTACCCAATGTCGACGTGTTCAGGTACTGCGACGGCGAGGCATACACATTCGTGTTGCCCGCTGCTCCGCCACTTGCCAGCAGACCCGGGGGCAGGGCAGCCAGAATGGCGCCAGCCGTTCcaaccgccgccgccgccccttGTGAGTATTGATTCGTATACAATGAATTATACGCGGGTCTGTAAGCGAAACAAAATAAGGAAGCGGATCAGTGATCAGTGCACTCAATGCCTGGGACGTTCTCTTTTGTTTAGAGCTCACCTCGTGCTCTTGTATTGAGCATTCAGCTCGGAGTAGACAGCACCGTTGAAGTCGCGCAACTCGACGCGCTTCTCAAAGATATTCACCGTCGTCTTGAGTTGTTCGCGCTTCGTCTCCTCGCGTCGCCGCACCATCTCCAGTATAGTTGTGGCACGCTGAAGGTCGCGTCTGTTTTGATTTGGAAAAAACAATCAATTAATGCCAGCAATAAATGGAAATATCTCATGCGATATGCCGGCCAATCGGCACAATCTATGACGTGGGATCAGAGGAATGATGCCAATTTGCCAGCATTATTTACACTGTATTTTGCAACCGACTTCATGTGTGTGATTCCCTCAATTCTTACCGCAGCTTGAGCATCTTCTCGTAGGAGGCCTCGTCGTTCTTGCGATTCTTGCGCGTTTGCATTTTCTCGGTGCGCCGACGAAAGGCCAAATACGGATTGTTGGAGCTGGCACCAGGACGACTCTCTGTCTTCACAGTGAGTATCAGCGGATGTTGCTGGATGAGGGAGACAACAGAAAGTGAGAATAAGCTACGGGAGTCCCATCAAATCAAGTCAAATCGAATGCCTACCATCTTGAGGCGCTTGTTGAGCCAGTAATCGTAGAGGGATATGCTCGTCTCGTCATCCTGATTGAGCAGAGACTTGGCCTCGTTAAGGGTGACGACCGTTTGACCCGAGCTCTTCTCCAGCAAATCCATCAATTGTTCAAACTTCAGCTCCGTCAGCTCCAGGCGCTCCTGCTGGCTAAGCCATTCCATGTCCGCTTTGTCCATGTCATAGTCGG
It encodes the following:
- the LOC108159408 gene encoding uncharacterized protein LOC108159408 encodes the protein MSKLSFRARHLDPSKQMPIYLAEELPDLPEYSAINRAVPQMPSGMEKEEESEHHLQRAICTGLIIPTPEVLQTDQPFYDTYYPPDYKMPRQMIHMQPLGLDTEVPDYDMDKADMEWLSQQERLELTELKFEQLMDLLEKSSGQTVVTLNEAKSLLNQDDETSISLYDYWLNKRLKMQHPLILTVKTESRPGASSNNPYLAFRRRTEKMQTRKNRKNDEASYEKMLKLRRDLQRATTILEMVRRREETKREQLKTTVNIFEKRVELRDFNGAVYSELNAQYKSTRPAYNSLYTNQYSQGAAAAVGTAGAILAALPPGLLASGGAAGNTNVYASPSQYLNTSTLDTIHSGSGNGNGSSSRKEKRPYKKRKHKLPRDKQQNQHQQLQQQQQQQQTQQYLPGQSSGSGASPAHHLPHHLHNLSRQQSASPAANDSILDSEDDDYLNGGLNGNQLGSESEDEAPFAFRRKPSCIYLPTRHRNGRWPYDSADEETETSRSTGPYSDPKYRYTLTSINYPSPRCIGFARRRVGRGGRILLDRATTNFDDVWSQLDYTVMESVVKSKNAQRRNNQLPKPELLPLAKPCSPPTVVDLVVVPTSKHIDSVDATSLPPDAIVKSEPTSHSVDKPIAGGSVGDSLLPLPLDKEVDAEVLDLDGEEDDLVTDDENVSRLSFYSSAVTLSQSSHDMRLKRRRLRHKKQQMRELNAAKRLKRSSDAAATGGTGGEPAAGGEEGPFTAPLCPLPRAYLQRLVLALGQKLKQEEAMEVCENLAPQEEKSSAAEELQQLAPPRANNQHHHRSNNNNNTVLNNINNNNRNNNNNNSSSSSSNMNKDVSISEKINVIKLEAEGNEDVGREEQPVASTSAAAAAARAVEAAAAAEAASSAAVVSMLGPSMEDVAKTIKRELIDADDSNEPLSIIRTATVAATVLQASPDPELMDDEAEDDVNLAQLSSIIRHTAVKKELEAQQQHQQQQQLQEREQRGYGYPQELKEETVCLNQLADVIRLQNLRNGQTCSKPRDLYIDATAEDMDVDYLGGLSPTSSQRLDICNELLSEIRRDWLHFRPKTPTDELSDSNDGEGKPCGDSAVHAVDWTQDTPISVELNRLGKQEEIESDTSSYFLSNAFKYTDLDSDAQLIQTAYAQDYARGTSKSPNCSGSGSGSGSALEFNLSAGDSLNDINNLLGDDEDDNHEHMLDNILQECGMDDPKALNQATSFWNGILDGEAAVDEVEIADQLLDCIDEKKPKVGGEASKRAGRLRKPRPVHVPVGSSSFTVCPTQESLKDREVFFSQEVVTPKEEPQPPTETETAAVPATTTTTTAATTTADTLEPVKVEPAVETPQPEVVVSPAQSQPTPPPPPPPQSQSQPQSQSMPQPILATPTPQIINIPAQIIPQKPQMAQIQSQTQQLQLQSQTQAQVQAPTAPQQVTQLLNQFANASPQIIARTEYGGGAAVGDIVTITPHTGSSPLPTLSAQQQLQHQLAQAQLRNVTVQQRQGTPQQVQVQQQQQQPTQQLLFQMQRDGIGSPVITTQSIVTSSRSLTPLNAAGAGAAGNHMIYTTGSGEIITAAAAAAAQKVTYAIQKSSGAGGGATTTSIGPNTVITLSNVKLQSDDNCSAGGAGSGSSVNIINTASGQQLAVHSIAGMQQQHHHHQQQQQQGTTTTPLIVTTPTRNNVVQQHSQQQLVQQQPIVWRQVSGTNTAVATTAVLSTTADTSPAAVGNKILWTSRGTQKRQLNGPENTDINKLLLNRKFSQRKVIGQHPGGGQQLQQQAQQQIQLTKQQLQQLVQHEDDLVTATTTINSGDQMDTGESLQQQHHQHQQLQKLSKVIKMSPFPLLVSDLNLQQQPQQQQQQQQQSGQHTGQSQQQQLKPNSAAAIAANHNYSLQPATAIISSQAAPQQANKIFLTSSNSGGGGNFTNFTASELQAAAAAVAASNAGGQKLHYKELTNSNLKLNFVSSTGEALASQAPQQVGATTVVLNKAQQQQVHHQKLKTVAAANAQQVQQGDKRVLYTSLLNVKPLQKNNSGQMQMQLGPGGLQQVLRGRVNSSIITRTLPLGTTVNSSAGGGAGGAPATIRQLVTTNTNNVGSSDGALLSAKDVGKSLTVEQVMVSANNGGVVMPTSNNNNNNRSDTGGGGGGGSGAGGVGGGVTVTTSSNVNVSGAGGAGVTSTINR